Proteins encoded by one window of Ignavibacteriales bacterium:
- a CDS encoding T9SS type A sorting domain-containing protein has protein sequence MLLIKKVIWIFGFLSFHFSIQLYSQDIQRYRDDAKGDLQYRRQGIMDGNLVRTLFDNCGMIGQWPNQPSGEWPKASGHSYLDGLCVLIASEVKAPGNEQIIHPLETYYREWVDKDPVTGALWTLTPVPGYANPNSQTPAISADPNSWPSEWPAALGLGSDWNGSWYGYFGKNILNADLETFYVMDDSKDYEWTRQPYNFFPIASDLARGGLGLRVEVRGFQWSNPLTADVIFWQYDVTNISDNDYDNTCFGIFTDPGVGGIYDSGDDCGSFDTELDLVYAFDSNGFGVPNNWKTGLIGYAYLESPGNPWDGFDNDVDGMIDERQDDGIDNDNDWKVITDDVGTDGLPNTYDFGEGDGMPSNGEPNFDKTDKHESDQIGLTAVSIYRLGDGGVGGGWPKDDETMWLKMQAGTFDTSLQNSNISIVFSSGTFPFKQGSREKYSMALLFGENFDDLALNKNNAQSIYDRNYNFTPDSTTNVNEESSNNCNKYSILQNYPNPFNPTTTINYNLQSDGIVTVKIFDMLGREVKTLVNDYKNAGSYSVVWDGKDNYTNEVCSGIYFYDIKFGDNVITKKMILIR, from the coding sequence ATGTTATTGATTAAAAAAGTAATTTGGATTTTTGGTTTCCTCTCCTTCCACTTTTCAATTCAACTTTACTCACAGGATATCCAGCGCTACAGGGATGATGCTAAGGGAGACCTCCAATATCGCAGACAGGGAATTATGGATGGTAACCTTGTCAGAACTCTCTTTGATAATTGCGGTATGATTGGACAATGGCCAAACCAACCATCAGGCGAATGGCCTAAAGCAAGCGGACACTCATATCTTGATGGTCTTTGTGTTCTTATTGCATCTGAAGTAAAAGCACCAGGGAATGAACAAATTATTCATCCGTTGGAAACATATTACAGGGAATGGGTTGATAAAGATCCTGTAACCGGAGCATTGTGGACTTTAACTCCGGTACCAGGATACGCAAATCCAAATTCACAAACACCTGCCATTAGCGCCGATCCAAATAGTTGGCCTTCCGAATGGCCAGCCGCATTAGGCTTAGGTTCTGATTGGAATGGAAGCTGGTATGGTTATTTTGGCAAAAATATTCTCAACGCCGATTTAGAAACTTTCTATGTAATGGATGATTCAAAAGATTATGAATGGACGCGGCAGCCTTACAATTTTTTTCCAATAGCCTCTGATTTGGCAAGAGGTGGGCTGGGACTAAGAGTTGAAGTAAGAGGCTTTCAATGGTCTAATCCTTTAACGGCGGATGTTATTTTTTGGCAATATGATGTAACTAATATTTCAGATAATGATTACGATAATACTTGTTTCGGCATTTTTACAGATCCAGGTGTGGGCGGCATTTATGATTCCGGAGATGATTGTGGTTCTTTTGATACAGAACTTGATTTGGTTTATGCATTTGATTCCAATGGTTTTGGAGTGCCAAATAATTGGAAAACAGGTTTAATTGGTTATGCTTATTTGGAAAGCCCAGGAAATCCATGGGATGGATTTGACAATGATGTAGATGGAATGATAGATGAAAGGCAAGATGATGGAATTGATAATGATAATGATTGGAAAGTTATCACAGATGATGTCGGTACAGATGGTCTCCCTAATACCTATGATTTCGGTGAAGGTGATGGTATGCCTTCAAATGGTGAACCCAATTTTGATAAAACAGATAAACATGAATCTGATCAGATTGGGTTAACGGCAGTTTCTATTTACCGTCTAGGTGATGGAGGTGTGGGTGGCGGATGGCCTAAAGACGATGAAACTATGTGGTTAAAAATGCAAGCAGGAACGTTTGATACTTCGTTGCAGAATTCAAATATCAGCATCGTTTTTTCTTCTGGTACTTTTCCGTTTAAACAAGGCAGCAGAGAAAAGTATTCGATGGCATTACTTTTTGGCGAAAACTTTGATGACCTTGCGTTAAATAAAAACAATGCGCAAAGTATTTATGATAGAAATTATAACTTTACTCCGGATTCTACCACAAATGTTAATGAGGAATCTTCAAACAATTGCAATAAATATTCTATACTACAGAATTATCCCAATCCTTTTAATCCAACAACAACAATAAACTATAATTTACAATCAGATGGAATTGTAACAGTAAAGATTTTCGATATGCTTGGAAGAGAAGTAAAAACTTTAGTTAATGATTATAAAAATGCTGGCAGTTACTCGGTTGTTTGGGATGGTAAAGATAATTATACCAATGAAGTTTGTTCTGGGATTTACTTTTATGATATCAAATTTGGAGATAATGTGATAACCAAGAAGATGATTCTAATTAGATAG
- a CDS encoding type II toxin-antitoxin system RelE/ParE family toxin, with protein MAYKIIIKPSAIKDLDILPDVELNKILTRINQLKEEPRPIGIQKLTDKEGYRIRSGNYRVLFEINDKLKSVLIYRIKHRKDIYK; from the coding sequence GTGGCTTATAAAATAATAATTAAACCGTCAGCTATTAAAGACCTGGATATTCTCCCCGATGTTGAATTAAACAAAATTCTAACCCGCATCAATCAGCTTAAAGAAGAACCGCGCCCAATTGGTATTCAGAAACTTACAGATAAAGAAGGTTATCGTATTCGTTCAGGTAATTATCGTGTGCTTTTTGAAATAAATGATAAGCTGAAATCCGTCTTGATTTACAGGATAAAACACAGGAAAGATATTTATAAATAA